The following coding sequences are from one Asterias amurensis chromosome 8, ASM3211899v1 window:
- the LOC139941151 gene encoding protein FRA10AC1-like has product MARDINFVKQFGHNAGDYGSEFEVDEEQDAKRRSRYDLATKSHHSSAALPSKRLVREEYSREESKNQRFHFLALNAYGRHKQLVNNYILAYAGTKENPFKRNTANDKTDLDVIRENHRFLWEDADEAESSWAKKLAKKYWDKLFKEYCITDLSRYKENKIALRWRVEKEVVEGKGHFSCGNKRCTETEGLRSWEINFAYVEHEEKKNALVKLRLCPECSYKLNFHHKRRDVTKKPKTKSTSETSSPDRKKSKQKHKKSKAKEKHRHKKRRKHKESSSSSSSSEEDEYEEKTSHGKKDEATAGGSEVSDSKFWSGPAPIVEDKSREEEFEEYLQDIFL; this is encoded by the exons atggcGAGAGACATAAATTTTGTGAAACAG TTTGGCCACAATGCAGGGGACTATGGGTCTGAGTTTGAAGTTGATGAGGAACAGGATGCAAAGAGAAG ATCAAGATATGATTTAGCCACCAAAAGTCACCATTCAAGTGCTGCTCTTCCATCTAAGAGACTCGTAAGAGAAGAGTACAGTAG GGAAGAAAGCAAGAATCAGAGATTTCATTTCCTAGCTCTGAATGCT TATGGCCGCCACAAACAGCTTGTGAATAACTACATCTTGGCATATGCTGGTACCAAAGAAAACCCATTCAAGAGAAACAC TGCCAATGATAAGACAGACTTGGATGTGATTCGTGAGAATCATCGATTCTTATGGGAGGATGCGGATGAAGCTGAATCCTCATGGGCCAAGAAGCTCGCTAAGAAGTACTGGGATAAACTCTTCAAAGAGTATTGCATCACGGACCTCAGCAGATACAAAGAAAACAAG ATTGCACTTCGATGGAGGGTTGAGAAGGAGGTTGTAGAGGGCAAAGGCCATTTTAGCTGCGGCAACAAGCGGTGCACAGAGACGGAAGGATTACGCAGTTGGGAGATTAACTTTGCTTATGTTGAACACGAAGAGAAAAAGAATGCCCTCGTCAAACTAA GACTTTGTCCAGAATGCTCATACAAACTCAACTTTCATCATAAACGACGAGACGTGACGAAGAAACCCAAGACCAAATCCACAAGTGAAACATCCTCTCCCGATCGAAAGAAATCAAAACAGAAACACAAAAAGTCTAAAGCCAAAGAGAAACATAGGCACAAGAAACGGCGTAAGCATAAGGAGAGTTcctcgtcatcatcatcatcggaAGAAGATGAATATGAAGAGAAGACATCTCATGGGAAAAAAGATGAAg CTACTGCAGGTGGTAGCGAGGTTTCAGACAGCAAGTTTTGGAGTGGTCCTGCACCCATCGTTGAAGACAAGTCAAG GGAAGAAGAATTTGAAGAATACCTTCAAGACATATTTCTCTGA
- the LOC139940401 gene encoding N-acetyl-D-glucosamine kinase-like: MGDGTAVYGGIEGGATHSKMVLMSGDGAILAWSEGPSTNHWLIGVEECLVRINNMAVESKRKAGLDVDKPLKSLGLSLSGGEQAGGKRRVIDGMKSAYPNVSEAYHMCTDTFGAIATACEAGGVVLISGTGSNCQLINPDGQNHGCGGWGHQIGDEGSAYWISLRAVKTILDAEDNMIEPSHDITYVKKAMHNFFGVSESFGLLDHFYTNFDKTKIAGFCIVIAQGAAKDKDPLCMELFHEAGVVLGRHILAVAPKLDQTLLNGPEGLKVVCVGSVWKSWDLLKEGFLQGLKPHHNKNVEVKHITLVSLLQSSAIGAARLGAESIQCKLPVDFKSNVNVFFTKSE, from the exons ATGGGTGATGGGACGGCTGTCTATGGCGGTATTGAAGG gggAGCAACGCACTCTAAGATGGTACTGATGTCAGGTGATGGCGCTATACTCGCATGGTCAGAGGGGCCAAGTACTAACCACTGG TTAATAGGAGTGGAGGAATGTCTTGTCCGCATCAATAATATGGCCGTAGAATCCAAGAGGAAAGCTGGACTGGATGTAGACAAACCACTAAAGTCATTG GGTTTATCACTAAGTGGCGGGGAACAGGCAGGCGGAAAGCGGAGAGTTATTGACGGAATGAAAAGCGCATATCCTAACGTCAGTGAAGCCTATCATATGTGCACAGACACGTTTGGTGCAATAGCAACAGCTTGTGAAGCAG GTGGTGTCGTATTGATTAGCGGCACAGGTTCCAACTGTCAACTTATCAATCCTGATGGACAGAATCATGGCTGTGGGGGATGGGGCCATCAGATTGGAGATGAGGGCAGTG CATACTGGATCTCCTTAAGAGCTGTAAAGACAATTCTTGACGCTGAAGACAACATGATCGAACCTTCACATGATATCACATACGTCAAAAAAGCCATGCATAACTTCTTTGGG GTATCGGAGAGTTTTGGACTCTTGGATCACTTCTACACCAATTTTGACAAGACCAAGATTGCTGGATTCTGTATAGTCATAGCCCAAG GTGCGGCAAAAGACAAGGATCCTTTGTGCATGGAATTATTCCATGAAGCAGGGGTGGTCTTAGGACGTCATATCCTCGCTGTCGCACCCAAGTTAGACCAG ACCCTTCTAAATGGGCCAGAGGGACTTAAAGTTGTTTGTGTTGGCTCTGTATGGAAAAGCTGGGATCTTCTAAAAGAAG GGTTCTTACAAGGATTGAAACCTCACcacaacaaaaatgttgaagTAAAACACATAACATTAGTCAGTTTACTTCAGTCGTCCGCAATCGGTGCAGCTAGACTAGGTGCCGAGTCGATCCAGTGTAAGCTTCCAGTCGATTTCAAATCCAACGTCAACGTGTTCTTCACAAAAAGTGAGTAG